Proteins encoded together in one Lathyrus oleraceus cultivar Zhongwan6 chromosome 5, CAAS_Psat_ZW6_1.0, whole genome shotgun sequence window:
- the LOC127081536 gene encoding F-box/FBD/LRR-repeat protein At5g56420: MVDRISEFHDSILCHILSFLPTKHTATTSILSKRWKSLWLSVLTLDFDCKTFKHMASFEYYIHKLMPLRKIEPPILSLRFNCIYAHSTRYQNNINLFVSYVMNRGIENLNISGDMKLPPSILSCKTLKVLKLKGIIVNGFSHQVDFPVLKILHLKRMIFERHELLVKLLSGCHILEELETKYLGFPAEEFDGLLPSLVRARIYCHDSIIPLHLVRNVETLHMEQLRTIVARVAIAAQLKGCSKLPMFHNLTHVKLKFFYNMWGWLQQMLEQCHKLQSLIIQGCEYQDESWNNQSWNDPPIVPKCLSLHLRTCCLAYCKGTESEFQFAKYILQNSKRLKTMKFKYNYCADIKAKHQMTMELSSFAKGSTMCEVVFENSVTNSITD; the protein is encoded by the exons ATGGTAGATAGAATTAGTGAGTTTCACGATTCAATTCTCTGTCACATTCTTTCTTTTCTTCCAACGAAACATACTGCAACCACAAGCATCCTCTCTAAGAGATGGAAATCATTATGGCTTTCGGTCCTCACTCTCGACTTCGACTGCAAAACCTTCAAACACATGGCCTCATTTGAATATTATATACACAAATTGATGCCCTTACGAAAAATTGAACCTCCAATCCTTTCGTTACGTTTCAATTGCATCTATGCTCATTCAACTCGCTACCAAAACAATATTAATCTATTTGTTTCCTATGTAATGAATAGAGGAATTGAGAATCTTAACATTAGCGGGGACATGAAATTACCACCTAGTATTCTTAGTTGCAAGACCCTTAAGGTTCTTAAGTTGAAAGGAATAATAGTGAATGGTTTTTCTCATCAAGTGGATTTTCCTGTTCTTAAAATTCTTCATTTAAAGAGAATGATTTTCGAACGGCATGAATTGCTTGTTAAACTTCTCTCTGGTTGTCATATACTTGAGGAATTGGAAACCAAATATTTAGGTTTTCCAGCGGAAGAGTTTGATGGCTTGTTACCTAGTTTAGTCCGAGCAAGGATTTATTGTCATGATTCTATTATTCCTCTTCATTTGGTTCGCAATGTGGAGACTCTACATATGGAACAG TTGCGGACCATCGTTGCACGAGTTGCAATTGCA GCACAATTGAAAGGTTGTAGTAAACTTCCAATGTTTCATAATTTGACACATGTGAAACTTAAATTTTTCTATAATATGTGGGGTTGGTTGCAACAAATGCTTGAACAATGCCACAAACTTCAAAGTTTAATCATACAGGGTTGTGAATATCAAGACGAAAGTTGGAACAACCAAAGTTGGAACGATCCACCAATAGTTCCAAAGTGTCTTTCATTGCATCTGAGAACATGTTGTCTTGCATACTGTAAAGGCACGGAGTCTGAGTTCCAATTTGCAAAGTATATTTTGCAAAATTCGAAAAGACTGAAGACTATGAAATTTAAGTATAATTACTGTGCAGATATAAAAGCAAAACACCAAATGACAATGGAATTATCTTCATTCGCAAAGGGCTCTACAATGTGTGAAGTTGTTTTTGAAAACTCGGTAACTAATTCTATTACCGACTAA
- the LOC127081535 gene encoding uncharacterized protein LOC127081535 encodes MTTPRRNTFSLKYKEPKLDSLHGLISNLTLNKRDNFGKDYGKILNLLIKKVYYGIINSLSQYYDPPLRCFTFVDFQLAPTFEEVERIAGLKLEDFNPFPKLEEEVGPKKLALSLSIDVPTVLANWIEKGGFKGFAMRFLEELALKFKKEGNWEEFYVVLALLIHGIMLFLNIEKFVDHVAVEVFLSGNLLPFLLDDIYHALHARHQNRGGTLLCYASLLYTWFMQHMSEKALL; translated from the coding sequence atgacaactCCAAGAAGAAACACTTTCTCACTCAAGTACAAGGAACCCAAGCTTGACAGTTTGCATGGATTGATCTCTAACTTGACTCTAAATAAGCGTGATAACTTCGGAAAAGACTATGGGAAAATTTTGAACCTTCTGATTAAGAAAGTTTACTATGGGATTATCAACTCTCTGTCACAATATTATGATCCGCCTCTGCGTTGTTTCACATTTGTTGATTTCCAACTAGCTCCTACTTTTGAAGAAGTTGAGAGAATTGCGGGTCTAAAGTTGGAAGATTTTAATCCATTTCCAAAGCTTGAAGAGGAAGTGGGCCCAAAGAAGTTAGCCTTATCCCTAAGTATTGATGTCCCAACTGTTCTAGCCAATTGGATCGAGAAAGGGGGTTTCAAAGGTTTTGCCATGAGGTTCTTGGAAGAATTGGCTCTAAAATTCAAGAAAGAAGGAAATTGGGAGGAATTCTATGTTGTGTTGGCTTTGTTGATCCATGGGATTATGCTCTTCCTAAACATTGAAAAGTTTGTTGATCATGTAGCCGTAGAAGTCTTCCTCTCCGGAAATCTTTTACCATTTCTCTTAGATGACATTTACCATGCCCTTCATGCTCGACATCAAAATAGGGGTGGAACTTTGTTATGTTATGCTTCTTTGCTTTATACTTGGTTCATGCAACATATGTCGGAAAAGGCCCTTTTGTAG
- the LOC127081533 gene encoding plasma membrane ATPase 1, giving the protein MQGKRGDYQDFVGIIILLIINSTISFIEENNAGNAAAALMARLAPKAKVLRDGKWSEEDASVLVPGDIVSIKLGDIIPADARLLEGDPLKIDQSALTGESLPVTKHPGEGVYSGSTCKQGEIEAVVIATGVHTFFGKAAHLVENTTHVGHFQQVLTSIGNFCICSIAIGMIIEIIVIYGVHGYGYRNGIDNLLVLLIGGIPIAMPTVLSVTMAIGSHKLSQQGAITKRMTAIEEMAGMDVLCSDKTGTLTLNKLTVDKEMIEVFAKGVGKDLVVLMAARASRMENQDAIDCAIVSMLADPKEARAGIKEVHFLPFNPTDKRTALTYIDGAGNMHRVSKGAPEQILNLAQNKAEIERKVHAMIDKFAERGLRSLGIARQEVPEGSKESAGGPWEFVALLPLFDPPRHDSAETIRRALDLGVSVKMITGDQLAIGKETGRRLGMGTNMYPSSSLLGENKDQLGAVSIDDLIEKADGFAE; this is encoded by the exons ATGCAGGGAAAGCGAGGAGATTATCAAGATTTTGTTGGCATAATTATTTTGCTAATTATAAACTCAACCATAAGTTTCATAGAAGAAAATAATGCTGGTAATGCAGCTGCTGCCCTTATGGCAAGATTGGCTCCAAAAGCAAag GTACTTCGTGACGGAAAATGGAGCGAAGAAGATGCTTCGGTATTGGTCCCTGGAGACATAGTTAGCATCAAGCTAGGGGACATCATTCCTGCCGACGCACGTCTCCTTGAAGGTGACCCTTTGAAGATTGATCAG TCTGCTCTTACCGGAGAGTCACTCCCTGTGACTAAACATCCTGGAGAAGGAGTATATTCTGGTTCAACTTGCAAGCAAGGAGAAATTGAAGCCGTAGTCATAGCAACTGGAGTTCACACATTTTTCGGAAAGGCAGCTCATCTCGTCGAAAACACAACACACGTTGGACATTTCCAACAG GTTTTGACATCTATTGGAAATTTCTGCATCTGTTCAATTGCTATTGGAATGATTATTGAAATCATTGTGATATACGGCGTCCACGGATATGGTTACAGAAACGGTATTGATAACCTTCTAGTGCTACTAATTGGAGGAATCCCTATTGCAATGCCAACTGTTCTTTCAGTTACAATGGCTATTGGCTCACATAAGTTATCTCAGCAG GGTGCTATAACAAAGAGAATGACTGCTATTGAAGAAATGGCCGGAATGGATGTGTTATGCAGTGACAAAACAGGCACATTAACTCTTAACAAGCTTACAGTGGACAAGGAAATGATTGAG GTTTTTGCCAAAGGTGTTGGCAAGGATTTGGTTGTACTTATGGCTGCAAGAGCATCAAGGATGGAGAACCAAGATGCAATTGATTGCGCAATCGTTTCAATGTTGGCAGACCCAAAGGAG GCACGAGCTGGAATAAAAGAAGTTCATTTCCTTCCGTTTAATCCAACTGATAAAAGAACTGCCCTTACATACATTGACGGTGCTGGTAATATGCACAGGGTTAGCAAAGGTGCACCAGAGCAG ATTCTCAATCTTGCACAAAACAAGGCAGAAATCGAACGGAAGGTTCATGCGATGATTGACAAGTTTGCAGAACGTGGACTTCGTTCTCTTGGGATTGCAAGACAG GAAGTACCGGAGGGAAGTAAGGAAAGTGCAGGAGGACCATGGGAGTTTGTTGCTCTTCTCCCTCTTTTTGACCCTCCGAGACATGATAGCGCAGAAACAATCAGAAGAGCTCTTGATCTTGGCGTTAGTGTCAAAATGATCACTG GTGATCAACTCGCAATAGGTAAGGAAACGGGAAGGCGTCTAGGGATGGGGACTAACATGTATCCTTCTTCATCACTGCTCGGTGAAAATAAAGATCAATTAGGTGCTGTTTCCATTGATGATCTCATTGAGAAAGCTGACGGTTTTGCTg AATAA
- the LOC127081534 gene encoding beta-galactosidase-like, protein MGSLSCYNIILMSIIMLHSCFAIEVSYDSKALIINGERRLIFSGAIHYPRSTVEMWPDLIQKAKDGGLDAIETYIFWDRHEPVQREYNFSGNLDFVKFFKLIQEAGLYAIMRIGPYACAEWNYGGIPVWLHNIPGIELRTDNMVYKNEMQIFTTKIVNVAKEANLFASQGGPILLAQIENEYGDIMWNYKDAGKTYVKWCAQMALAQNIGVPWIMCQQPDAPQPIINTCNGYYCHNFKPNNPKSPKMFTENWIGWFQKWGEKVPHRSAEDSAFSVARFFQNGGVLNNYYMYHGGTNFGRTAGGPYITTSYDYDAPIDEYGNLNQPKWGHLKQLHAAIKLGENVLTNYTSINDKDLGNGITLTTYSNSNGARFCFLSNNDTSKDANVDLQNDGKYFIPAWSVTILNGCNKEIFNTAKVNSQTSIMVKRSGDNSSNGLTWKWKMEPKKDTLNGKGNIKAHELLEQKELTLDASDYLWYMTSVDINDTSIWSNATLSVNTMGHTLHGYVNRKYIGYQFSQWGNKFTYETKVSLKNGTNIITLLSATVGLANYGAWFDEIKTGISGGTVQLIGKNNVTMDLSTNLWSYKVGLNGERKRLYDLQSHVGVSWNTNSPNIPIGKPMTWYKAEFKAPVGTNPIVVDFQGLGKGHAWVNGHSIGRYWPSWVTTTNGCSDTCNYRGKYVKEKCNTNCGGPSQRWYHVPRSFLNDNMNTLVLFEEIGGNPQNVQFQTVTIGTICANVYEGSQLELSFQNGQVISQIQFASFGNPQGQCGSFKKGSWEATDSQSVVEAACIGKTNCGFIVTKEMFSVPFGVTNSTTRLAVQVTC, encoded by the coding sequence ATGGGTTCATTATCCTGTTATAACATTATCTTAATGAGTATAATTATGTTGCACTCATGTTTTGCCATAGAGGTTTCTTATGATTCAAAAGCTCTCATTATCAATGGAGAAAGACGTCTTATTTTTTCAGGTGCAATCCATTATCCAAGAAGCACCGTGGAGATGTGGCCTGACCTTATTCAAAAGGCCAAAGATGGTGGCCTTGATGCCATTGAAACTTATATATTTTGGGATCGTCACGAACCTGTTCAACGTGAATATAATTTCTCAGGAAATTTGGATTTTGTCAAATTTTTCAAGCTTATCCAAGAAGCTGGACTATATGCCATTATGAGGATTGGTCCTTATGCATGTGCGGAATGGAACTACGGAGGGATCCCAGTGTGGCTTCACAATATTCCTGGGATTGAGTTAAGGACAGATAATATGGTTTACAAGAACGAAATGCAAATTTTTACGACAAAGATCGTGAATGTGGCAAAGGAAGCAAATTTATTTGCATCACAAGGAGGTCCCATTCTTCTAGCTCAAATTGAGAATGAATATGGAGATATCATGTGGAATTACAAAGATGCAGGGAAGACATACGTTAAATGGTGTGCTCAGATGGCTCTAGCACAAAACATTGGGGTTCCATGGATCATGTGTCAGCAACCTGATGCTCCTCAACCTATCATCAATACTTGCAATGGATACTATTGTCATAATTTTAAACCCAATAACCCAAAAAGTCCTAAAATGTTCACTGAAAACTGGATTGGTTGGTTCCAAAAATGGGGTGAAAAGGTTCCCCATAGAAGTGCTGAAGATTCAGCTTTCTCAGTTGCACGCTTTTTCCAAAATGGAGGTGTATTAAACAACTACTACATGTACCATGGAGGAACCAACTTTGGCCGCACAGCAGGTGGACCATATATCACAACATCTTATGACTATGATGCACCAATTGACGAGTATGGGAATTTGAATCAACCAAAATGGGGACATCTTAAGCAACTTCATGCAGCAATTAAATTGGGTGAAAATGTTCTTACAAATTATACATCAATAAATGATAAGGATCTGGGAAATGGAATCACACTTACAACATACTCTAATTCCAATGGCGCAAGATTTTGTTTCCTGAGCAATAATGACACTAGCAAAGATGCAAATGTTGACTTACAAAATGATGGTAAATACTTTATTCCTGCCTGGTCCGTCACCATTCTTAATGGATGCAACAAAGAAATTTTCAATACAGCAAAGGTTAACAGTCAAACCTCAATAATGGTGAAAAGGAGTGGTGATAATAGTTCTAATGGACTCACATGGAAATGGAAAATGGAGCCAAAGAAAGACACCTTGAATGGAAAGGGAAATATTAAAGCACACGAGCTTTTGGAGCAGAAGGAACTAACCTTGGATGCTAGTGACTATTTATGGTACATGACTAGTGTTGACATCAATGACACTTCAATTTGGAGTAATGCGACTCTCAGTGTGAATACTATGGGCCATACACTTCATGGTTATGTTAATAGGAAGTATATAGGATACCAATTTAGCCAATGGGGAAATAAATTCACTTATGAAACGAAAGTTTCTTTGAAGAATGGAACAAACATTATAACTTTGCTTAGTGCCACCGTCGGGCTTGCAAATTATGGTGCATGGTTTGACGAGATAAAAACGGGCATTTCAGGTGGCACTGTTCAATTGATTGGAAAAAATAATGTTACTATGGATTTGTCAACTAACCTTTGGTCTTATAAGGTTGGTTTGAATGGTGAGAGGAAACGTTTATATGATTTGCAATCACATGTCGGTGTGTCATGGAACACTAATTCACCTAATATTCCTATTGGGAAACCTATGACTTGGTATAAGGCAGAGTTTAAAGCTCCAGTTGGAACAAACCCTATTGTGGTGGACTTCCAAGGCCTAGGTAAAGGACATGCTTGGGTGAATGGACATAGCATTGGTCGTTATTGGCCTTCTTGGGTTACAACTACAAATGGATGCAGTGACACGTGCAATTATCGTGGAAAATATGTAAAGGAAAAGTGCAACACCAATTGTGGAGGTCCATCACAAAGGTGGTATCATGTGCCAAGGTCATTCTTGAATGATAACATGAACACATTGGTTTTATTTGAAGAAATAGGTGGTAATCCTCAAAATGTTCAGTTCCAAACGGTGACAATAGGAACTATTTGTGCTAATGTATATGAAGGCTCACAACTAGAACTATCATTCCAAAATGGACAAGTAATTTCACAAATCCAGTTTGCTAGCTTTGGAAATCCACAAGGTCAATGTGGTTCTTTTAAGAAAGGCTCTTGGGAAGCTACAGATAGTCAATCTGTTGTGGAAGCTGCATGCATAGGAAAAACTAATTGTGGATTTATAGTCACAAAAGAAATGTTTAGTGTTCCATTTGGCGTAACAAATAGTACAACTAGATTAGCCGTGCAGGTGACATGTTAA